One stretch of Aquimarina sp. Aq107 DNA includes these proteins:
- a CDS encoding YjjG family noncanonical pyrimidine nucleotidase: protein MKIKKIDHIFFDLDHTLWDFDKNSTLAFEMMFDKFQISVPVNDFLAVYQPINLRYWKLYREEQVTKKELRRGRLIEAFAAFKIKFPLEIIDALSDDYIDFLPLNNYLITGARELLTYLMPKYQLHIITNGFREVQNTKLSNSEINHYFKTVTNSEDVGVKKPNPIIFEHAIRVSGANIVNSLMIGDNYEADIVGAESLGIKAICFNYHKEKLPKSAIQVSELNEIKRYI from the coding sequence ATGAAGATAAAAAAGATTGATCATATATTTTTTGACTTAGATCATACGCTGTGGGATTTTGATAAAAACTCTACGTTAGCTTTTGAGATGATGTTTGATAAATTCCAAATATCGGTTCCTGTTAATGATTTTTTGGCTGTCTATCAACCGATAAATTTGCGCTATTGGAAACTCTACAGAGAGGAACAGGTTACAAAAAAAGAACTTAGAAGGGGACGTTTAATAGAGGCTTTTGCAGCTTTTAAGATAAAGTTTCCTTTAGAGATTATTGATGCTTTATCAGATGATTATATTGATTTTTTACCGTTGAATAATTATCTTATTACCGGTGCAAGAGAGTTGTTGACATATCTAATGCCGAAATATCAACTACACATCATTACCAATGGTTTTAGAGAGGTGCAGAATACTAAGCTTTCTAACTCCGAAATCAATCATTATTTTAAAACAGTTACAAATAGTGAAGATGTGGGAGTTAAGAAACCAAATCCAATAATATTTGAACATGCAATTAGGGTTTCTGGCGCGAATATTGTTAATAGTTTAATGATTGGAGATAATTACGAAGCTGATATTGTTGGTGCAGAATCATTGGGAATTAAAGCAATATGTTTTAATTATCATAAAGAAAAGTTACCGAAATCCGCGATACAAGTTTCTGAATTAAATGAAATAAAAAGATATATTTAG